The nucleotide window ATATCCAGGGGGCCAAAGTCGGAATCTGCTGTCAGTTTCAAGGTGCCCTGAAGCGTATCTGCAACATCTTTGAAGCTGGCAGACAGGTCCAGACCTGACAAGGAAATCCCCTGCAGGTCCAGATGGTCAAGGCTGGTGTTCGCTGTCAGGTCGGGTGAGGCAAGTGGCCCGGCAATCGTTCCGGCTATTTCAAGGTTGCCGGTCAGTTGAAACCCGCTTGTGCGGTTCAGCTTATCAAGCCCGGTGAAGGAAAGACTGTAGCTGCTGTCATGCAGGATCTGTTGCGGATCTGTGGACAGTTGTCCGGCAAGTCTGACGTGTGATCCTGTGATCTCTGTGCTGACCGCGAGGCTGCCGTCCGGGACAATATTGACCTGGCTTTGGAGGCTCGGTTCGGGGCCGGTTAAATCGTCCAGCAGGTCATCACCGGTCGAGAGGCCGGTGCTCCTGCCTGTCAGGTCGAGGGTGAGTGAGGTCTCATTGCTTTCCCGGCGGGCCGAGATATCAAAACTGACATCACCGGATATCTTGTCCCCAAGATGCGCAATGCTGCTGTTCAGTGTGCCCGAAAAGTCAAGCGGGCCGCCGTTCAGGTTGATCACTCCGCTGGCCATAAGGTGTGATGGTTCGTTTCGCAGGGATATCCGGTCAAATTTGACATTATTATGTGACCGGTTGAAACGGCCGCCGCTCTGCCAGACCACAGGCAGGGGAATATAGCCGGTTACGGAATCATCGCCTGACAGGCTTAGTCCAGCCAGGGTGCCGGAGCTGTTAAACGCAACTTCATCGCCGGTCATATTAGCGTTTAACACAGCAGAGGTTTCGAGGCGGGTTTTATCCCTGGTCTCAAAGGCAAGCCGGTCGCTGTTCAGGCTGAAGGAGGGCCGGGTCAGGCTGCCGGTTACCGTGCCGTTGGCGACAAAGGGAGCTATGGTCATGCTGCCCAGGGTAGCGGCTTTTTTTAATTCAATGGTATAGCGGACATTATCCAGCATGGTCAGGTCTTCGGTATGCAGCCTACCATCCGCATTAAGTCTGGCAGAGACTGTATCAATATCAACGGACAGATGCTTGAGATCTTCTTTGCTGTTTGGCTTGAGGAGAATGGAAAGCCGGATCGTGTCCTGAAGCAGGTCAATATCTTTCAGGTCGGCCTGCAGTCCGGGATCGATGTTGGCCGAAATGGCAAAGACTTCTTTTTTATTGCTGATCTGCGCCTCGCCCAGCAACATGTTGCCCTGAAGGACAGCCAGTTTTCCGTCCCAGTCGTCGCGCGGGCCTTTCCCTTTTAAACGGAAGGCAATGTCCTCCTTCAGGTCGGTGCCGAGAAGGGTTGCAACCAGCCCTCGTGCTGGAATGTACAGCTGCCCGTTGAGGGACAGATAATCGTCCGGTTTGTCATAGCTCAGATCAAGCGCCAGTTCCTCCCTGACATCGCCGAGACGCTGCAGGAAAAATCCGATGGTAAATTGCTGTTCCCGGCTTTCGTACAGCTGTCCGTGGCTGGTCAGCTGCATCGGGCGCCCGGTGACGGTGCTGTCGAGGTTGATCTCGAACAGGTCAAATTCTTCAATGCGCAAATTAAACGGCAAATCCGGCAGGGCCAGCGGGGCAGGCTCCTGTACAGTATTGTTTGAACCCTCTGCGCCGGCTGCCGGTGAGCGGGCAATGTTGAATTTTTTAGCCGACAGGCTGGAGATATCCACTGTCCGCGACAGCAAAGACCAGGGTTTCCATGCTATTTCAGTTGACTGCAGGTCGGCCCACATACCCTGGCTGTCCTTGAAACGAATGCTGTCCACTCGAAGCCTGCCAAAGATAGAGCCTGTAACTTTACCGATTTCAACGCTGGACGTCTCATCCCCGAGTTTTCCGTTCAGCCAGCTGACCAGCTGGCGTTTGCCGGGAGGTGTATCCAGATAAAGAAGACCGGTTCCGCAAATTGCAATTAGGAGGGTCAGAACCAGGCCGGCCCAGAGGGCCAGCCTGAAAAATACTCCGGGAGAGAAATATTTGCCTAAGTCAGGTTTCATCAGAAGGCCTGCCCCAGACTGATATACAGGTGAAAGCGGCTTTCGCCGGGCAGACGGTTCAACGGCGTGGCGGCATCCACCCGGAGGGGGCCGAAACTTGTGTGGTAGCGAACGCCGAGGCCTGCCCCCCAGCGAAAGCCGGTAAAGCGCGGCAGAACCTTCTCATAAACATTGCCGCCATCCATAAAGGGAACGAGGCTCAGGGTATCAGATATATGCACCCGCATTTCCGCATTGATCTCCGCAACGGATCGCCCGCCTGTGGGATCACCGGAAGCATCCCGGGGGCCGATGTCCTGATATCCATAGCCCCGGACTGAACCGCCGCCACCGCTGAAAAATCGCTCTTTTGCCGGCAATTCGTCAAAGCTGATGCCGTAAACTGATCCCACCCGTGCCCTTGCTGCCAGAACAAAATCATGATCGCCGTCCAGCGGGTAATAACCGCTCACATTGATCTCACTGCGCAGATAAAACTCGTTTGATCCGTTAAAAATAAAGCTGGGGGCAGTGCTGACGGACGCCCTGAAACCTTTGGTCGGATCGAGGATATCGTTGGAATTATCCCAGCGCACACCGACCGGCAGGGCCGCCAGCCAGTAGTTTCGGTCGTTGTCGGAATTGCTGATGTCGCTATATTGGCTGAAAACAGAAACGCTTGCCGCCAGATTATTGGTCAGAAGACGTTCGAGCCCGACTCTCCCGTCGGCGGTCAGGGCATCATAGGCATCGGTATTTTCATTCTTCAGGCTGGTTTCAATGATCAGGGTCTGGTCAAGTCGTCTGAAGTTGGGTTTATCCAGCCGGGCGCTCAGGGATTGCTCGATTTCTGCCAGATGGGCGCCGATCAGAAGTTTCTCGCCATTGCCGAAAATATTGCGATGCTGCCAGGACGCGTCACTGCTGAGACCGTCACTGGTGGCATAACCGCCGGAGACACTGATTGTCCTGTGCTTGTTTTCCGTCACCTCGACTATGATATCCCGGTCCACAGTTTCCTGATCCGCCAGGGTAATCTTTATACTGCGAAACAGGCCGGTTCCGGACAGGCGGGACCGCAAATCATCGACTTTTTGCTGGCTGAAGAATTCTCCCGGCTGCCAGGAAATCATCCGTGCGGGATAACTTTCATTGACGGATGACAGTCCCTCAAATTCTACATTTCCAAAGCGGATGCGTATCCCGGGCGTGACGATAAATTCCACAGATGCAGTTCTTGTAGCATGATCAACGACAATTTTACGGTCTTCCACCCGGGCGAAGGGAAATCCCAGTTCCGGAAAGGCGACAATCATTCTGGTCTGGGCTGTAATGGTCTCCTCGGATCGCAGGGGCGTTCCTTTCTCAAGCGCCAGGGCAGCAAACGCTTTTTCCCTTATCTCCTCGTCAGGTGTCGTCGTGTAGGTAATCTCAATCTTGTCCAGAATATAACGCGGGCCAGGAATCAGGGTGATGATGACGTCGAACCTGTTCTCCCGACGGGAAAGTTTCTCTGTGATTTGATTGTTGTAATATCCTTCAGCCCGCAGAATTCGTCGCATCAGGTCAACATCCTGCTTCAGTCTGGCTCTCAGGTTGGAGACAGAGGCGAATGGTTCCGAATTTTTGTTCAACAGAACCGAATGGTTCTCGAAGGTCTGCCGTACGGTGCTGTCCGGAAGTTTCTCAAAACCCTGGATGTCAAGACCGTAGGAGAATTTCTCGCGGGCATGAAGATCGGTTCCGGCGAGGGCCATGCAAAAGAGCAGAAAAATGCATATCCGGCCCCGTGCGAGAACTAGGCTTCGGGAGCGGGAAAACATGTTTTTGCTATTCTCTGCCTGCAAGGACTGAAATTCCTGACTAACTGTATTTTATTCTGAGTAAAGCAGTATAGGTGCAAATCTTGTCCGAAATAAATCCATTATCTATCATTCGGCCAAGAAACAACCCTGTCATGTGCAGACAGGGCTCTTATTGGTGTTATCGGCATTCAAAGAATGGCGTAGACTATGAAACCGGATTTTCCGACAGGCTCATGTTATGAAGCCTGTGAATTTGATGGAGCGAAGCCAGCTGCGCATAGATTGCTGGCAGAAGCCCTTGCTTGCGCAATTCTTCAAATTCTTCCGCTGGCAAGGCGTCCAGTTTTTTCTCATCGATGGAGAATATTCCTCCGATGTTGACCTTTTCCTGCTGGTCTCCGTAATTGACGGAAAGGCTGCTTTCGGTGATAAGGTCTTTTTTCGCCAGCGTGCCGATGAAATGTTTCGATACCTGAATATGATCGAAATGCTCTGTTACGGTCTTTTTGCAGTTCTCAAGAAAATCTGTTCCTTTGCCCTCTTCATCAAACAGTGGATGCCCTTCCGTTTCGCTAATCAGTATACTGTTCTCATCAATTGTCAGGACAAACTCTTCTTTATTCTCGTTAGGTGTTCTGGCCAGGCTGAAGGGATAGATCACTATGCTGGCCGGAATATAAATGCCATTCCATTTACCACCGTTGGTAACAAGGTTTTCACCAGGCTTCAGGCCCATCATAACGACGGCGTGAAAGTCGTCGCCATTCTGGGGTTTGACAAAAACCACTGGCAGGCTTGTTGCAGTTTTGACAAATTCATGGAGTGCTATCGGCGCGAGGTGCTGACCCTGAATATGAGCAAAATCAGTATGATTTTTTATTCTGAACTTGCGATGAGTTTCATTGTTGATAGTAGCGAATTTAGGTGTCATTTTCTATCCCGTATTTTTGCAGATACTGTGATGTCCGGCGTTTATTTGAAGGATTGCGGACATTCTATTACGTGCCATTAGTATTGCTTTTCCAGTGGAAATACAAGGCTGAATGGGTCAGTAAACCTATCTCTACTGGATAATTTGTTGCACTTTTTTATTTTCCCGGTCAGCATAATCAGCCAACAGGAAAGAAAATATACGGATTGGATTTCATGATCGGTAAACGCCTGACGGCTTGCCATGAAAACTGGCCTCTACGGGAACCTTTCCGGATCTCCCGTGGTGTAAAGATATCTGCAGACGTGATCCATGTCTCGATTGATTGTGACCAGGTGACGGGACATGGTGAATCTGTTCCCTATGCCCGATACGGGGAGACCATTGAAACCGTCCTTGATCAGATCGGGGAAGTTTTGCCCGAGGTCGAAGAAGGGGTTAGTCCCGAGGATCTTCTGGCGCGACTTCCGGCCGGCGCGGCCCGCAATGCCTTGGACTGCGCCCTGTGGGATCTGATGGCCCGCTGGCAGGGCAGGTCCGTCGCTGAACTTCTGGACCTCGAGATGCCGACAGAACTTGAAACCGCCATCACCATTGGTGTGGACAAGCCGGAGAAGATGGCAGAAAAGGCCCGGATAAACAGCCGGGCGCCATTGCTGAAGGTAAAGCTGGACCAGGAAAATATTCTCGATCGCGTGCGTGCGGTCAGGGCCGCCTCGCCGGACAGCCGGATTATTCTGGACCCCAATGAAAGCTGGACCATCGACATAATCCGTGATCTGGATGCAGAATTGGAAAATCTTGGCGTTGATCTTCTGGAACAACCCCTTCCGGCCGGAAAGGATGAAGGACTGAGACAGTTTCATCCAGGGGTGCCGGTCTGTGCCGATGAATCCTGTCATACCAGCAAGGATCTTCCGGCCCTTAAGGAAAAATACCAGTATATCAACATCAAGCTGGATAAGTCCGGCGGGCTGACAGAGGCGGTCAGGCTGAGGGAGCAGGCATTGGAGCAGGGCTTCGGTCTGATGGTTGGCTGCATGGTGGCGACGTCCCTGTCCATGGCGCCGGCAATATTATTGTGTGACGGGGCGGAGTTTATCGATCTGGATGGCCCATGGTGGATGGCAAGGGATCGTGAAAATGGGTTTGATATCCGTGACGGCATTATCCGGAATATATCCGGTGACCTGTGGGGAGGGGGCGAAAAAATGGAAATTCGATAGGGTTGGTCGAATGTTCCCGCCGCTGACGGTCCTGTTTTTTGTTTCTCCCTCCTGTAAAAAGACATAAGATGTCGTCCATGATGAAGACACCAAAATATTTTCTGATCCTGTCGTTGGCCCTGTTTGGCCTGTTCCAGCCCGCCTCTGCTGAAAATGCAGTCTGTAATTTCGACAGCATTAAATTCAAAACAGATTTTCCCACCGCCCGAATCAATGCCTGCGAGGAAAAAGACGGTGAATATTATCTGACCATCAGGCCGGAGAAGGAGCCGATCAATCCCAGTCCCTGGTACGCTTTTCGGGTGGAAAGCGAGAAATCGGGAAAGATCACTATTATTCTGAATTATGACTACGGTGAGCATCGCTACTGGCCCAAGTTTAGTCTCGACGGGCATGTATGGTATTCGGTGAAGGCGTCGGATTTCAGAATTTCAGAAGATAAAAAACACGCTCTTTTTCACGTCAAGGTGAAGAAGGATGAACCCCTGTGGGTTGCCGGCCAGGAGATATTTACCAATCGGCAACATACCCTGTGGATGTCGGGTGCGGCCCGGGAATATGATTTTCTGGATCTATATAAGCTCGGCGTGTCAGCAGAAGGTCGGGATGTTTTCAAACTGGAAACCCGGGTCCCTTCGCCGAAGGCGCCGACTATAATTTTGCTTGGCCGCCAACATCCGCCGGAAGTGACCGGGGCACTGGCCATGGTGCCTTTCATGGAAACGCTGTTTGGCGACACTGACCTGGCGCGACGGTTCCGGGAAAAATACCGTATTCTTGCTGTTCCCAACATTAACCCGGACGGGGTCGCCCGCGGCAACTGGCGCGGCAATGTGAACGGCCAGGACCTGAACCGGGACTGGGGCAGATTTACCCAGCCGGAAACGGAACTTGTCCGGCGTGAACTGCAGCGGTTTGGCGAAGGCAAAGAGGGTCCCGTTGCCCTGATGCTGGATTTTCATTCCACCTGGGAAAATCTGCTCTATACCCAGAAGGACGAGGATCCGACTACGCCCGGGAATTTCGCGGTCAACTGGCATACAGCCGTCACGGACAGGGTTGGCGATATTCCGCTCAGACTGGCGCCAGGCGCCAGTGACCTCACGAAAGGAACCTCCAAAGGGTATTTTTATGTCACTTACGGTGTGCCTTCCATCACCTATGAAATGGGGGATGAGGCGGATCGTGACAATATCCGCAAGCTTGCCGTTGTTGCCGCCGAAGAAATGATGAAAATCATGCTTTCTGAATGAGATGGAAGGCACATTGTCTATTTATCTAATATCAGGTCATGGGCTGCCGAATTTCTGTAAACTCTTCTTCAAATGCTGTACACTGAGACAGCAGACTTTTTCAGCGTGCAATCTTTTTTGGGTTATATGTCAATCTTGACTGATATCAATGAAGCTTGGGGCTATCGCGGTCATGTTGGGTTAATGGAAAATGATCTGGTCTTCTGATCGGTGTAATTTGTTCAATATTATTGAGTGCGGATTATTAAAAAGGAGAAAGTTATGAGCGGAATAGGAGGACATGTGCCCCCCGGGGAGCGCCGGAATCGCCTGATGAAGGAAGAAATTCATGATCCCTATCTGAAACGGTCCAAGCCTGCAGAACCAACAGTATGCCCGGAGTGTGGCGCCGCTTTCAGTAAAGGAAGGTGGCAGTGGGTCACTGAAGCACCTAAAGATGCCCATGAGGAAATGTGCCCTGCCTGTCAACGCATCCGTGACAAGGCGCCGGCCGGATTTTTGACTCTGAGCGGTGAATTTTTGTCCGGACATCGCGACGAAATCATGCATTTGGTGCATCACAAGGTTGAACAGGAAAAGAAGGAACATCCTTTCAAGCGGCTCATGGCAGTTGAGGAGCAGGAGGATGGCGCCACTGTTCTGACCTTTACGGATGTTCATCTGCCACGCGGTGTCGGGGAGGCCATCGAACATGCCTACAAAGGTAGTCTCGATATAAAATCCCCCAAGGACGCAGAAATTGTCCGGGTCTACTGGGAACGCTAATTTGTCGTGAAAGATCTAAAACAACAATATAATTAGTATAAGAAACAGATATATGCAGATAGAGTTTTTTGGAGCGACTCGGGAAGTCACTGGATCGTGTTATTTGTTACGGGTTGGTGACTACCGGGTTCTTGTCGAGTGTGGCCTGATTCAGGGAAGTCATGAGCATGAGCGCCACAATCATGATCCGTTCCCTTTTAATCCCAAAAAAATTGATGCGGTGGTGCTGACCCACGCCCATCTGGATCATTCCGGCCGGCTGCCTCTGTTGATCAAAAGGGGCTATCGGGGCAGGATCTACACCCACCGGGCCACCTCTGATCTGTGTGACATCATGCTGGAGGATTCCGGCTATCTGAACGAAAAAGAGGCCCAATGGGAAAATAAAAGACGGGAACGTCGGGGCCAGGAGCTTCTGGAACCCCTTTATACCCGTAAAGAAGCCCGCGTGGCACACAAGCATTTTCATTCTCTGGAGTATGACAAGCGCGTGGAAATTCTTCCCGGTGTCCGGCTTACTTTACGGGATGCGGGGCATATTCTCGGGTCCGCCATCGCGGAACTGGAACTGGAAGACGGCGGCCATAGACGCAAGGTTGTTTTCAGCGGCGATCTCGGGCACCGCGGGGCGCCTATCCTGCGCGACCCGCATGTTGTGACACAGGCCGACCTGGTGGTGCTGGAAAGCACGTATGGTGATCGTTGTCACCGGAGCTGGGAAAAAACCTGGCAGGAGATGGGGGAGATTATATCGAATGCCCGCAGCAACAAGGGCAATATCCTTATCCCCGCCTTTACAGTCGGACGTACCCAGGAACTGCTTTATATGTTCAGGCGCTATTACCGGGAGTGGGGCATTGGCGATTGGGATGTCTTTCTCGACAGTCCCATGGGCATTGAGGCGACGGAAGTCTATGCGAAACATGCCAAGGTTTATGATGCCCGGGCGCGGGAGATTTATGAAACCGACGGGGATCCCTTTGATCTGCCGAACCTGCATATGACCCAGCGCACCGAGGAATCCGCCAGGATCAACAAGATCAAATCCGGGGCTATTATCATTGCCGGTAGCGGGATGTGTACCGGCGGGCGGATCAAGCGGCACCTGGAACATAATATCGGTCGCCCCGATGCTCATGTGATGATTGTCGGCTTTCAGGCCCGGGGCACTCTCGGTCGCGCCCTTGTCGATGGCGCCAAAACAATTCATCTGTGGGGGGAGGAGTATCCGGTCAAAGCCCAGGTTCATACCGTGGGCGGCCTATCCGCCCATGCGGATCAGCGGGGCCTTCTCGACTGGTACGGTCACTTTGAAGGTCGACCTCCGGTGGCGCTTGTACATGGCGAACCGGAAGCAATGGATGTTCTGGCCGGCAAACTGGAAACAGAGTATGACGCGCCGGTCACCAAAGCCGAATTCAAGCAGATCATCCGGTTGTAATATTTGGCTCGGTAATTTTGTCCGGGAAAAATGGCAGAGAGGAAGGGATTCGAACCCTCGAGGGCTTGCGCCCAACACGCGTTCCAGGCGTGCGCCTTAAACCACTCGGCCACCTCTCTGCATAGAACGGTAGGAGGGATATATAAAATCTTGCGCAACATGGCAAGGCTCTGCTGTAATTATTTTATTTTATTTCATCTGTTGCCCTTAAATTGCCATCAGACGGGGCTTATATTCTGATGAAAGAATGTGATTCCTAGGATGTGGTAATGATTATTGGTCGATTACTGGGGTATCTCTGCCTTGCCTTTGCATTGCTCGTGACCGGGGCCGATCTTCTCAGAATTCTGGAGATTCGACAGGTTGATCTTTTGTCTTTGGCCGAGCTTTGGGCACTTGTGGGCGAAAGCAGTCTGATGAGTCTGGAGGATCTGGTTGTTTCCGGTCGTTTCCCCGGAGTCTGGCAGGACGTTATCCTGCCCTTCCTGGCAATTCCGGCAACAATATTTTTTATTGTTCTGGGCGTGTTGTTTCTTTTCAGCTGCCGCAAACGATATCTGGCCTGAAGCTGCAGTCTTTTTGAGCGCAGATCTCAAAGAAATGCTTGACAATCCGGTGCAGTTTAACGATAAGACCCCATTCAGAATTCAGGGATCAGGCCCGGCGGCCGATTCCGGTTGGTAATAGACCCCTTTGCGGGGCGAAAAAGTTAGGAAAGAACTATGGCAGTTCCAAAAAGTAAGATCTCCAAGTCCCGCCGCGGCCAGCGTCGTTCTCACGATTCCCTTAGCGTGGACAAATATGTGGAAGACCAGGAAAGCGGCGAATTGCGCCGTCGTCATCACATTGACCTGAGCACCGGTAAATACCGCGGTCGCCAGATCCTTGAACCTTCCGACAACTATTAAGTTGTAGAGAGTTTCAGAAAAAACCGGCTTTCGAGCCGGTTTTTTTATGTTCGGAGCCCATTTTTTTTGTATACAAAATTAAGATTCTTCTTTGACTTAAAGCGCTTCGGCGTTATTCTTCCAGATTAAAAACAAGGAAAAGATAAAAATGACATTTTCCAAACGTATCTGCCTATTGATCGGGATAATAATCATGAGCATTTCGGAACTTTCATCCGGTTCCGCCCACGCGTCCGAGTCTGAGACGCCCAGCTACAGGCTGGTTATACATGGGGGTGCCGGAACCATACTCAAAGAAAACATGACGCCGGAAAAAGAGCAGGCCTATCGGGCCAAGCTCGAAGAAGCTCTGCAGGCGGGGCAGTCGGTGCTGGCTGGCGGCGGTGAGGCACTTGACGCCGTGACGGCAGCCATCCATGTCATGGAAAATTCGCCATTGTTTAATGCCGGCAAGGGGGCGGTCTTTACCCATGAAGGCCGTAACGAGATGGATGCCTCGATTATGGACGGCCGCGATCTGAATGCCGGTGCAGTCGCCGGTGTAACACGGATAAAGAATCCCATCGACCTGGCGCGGGAGGTAATGGAGCATTCCCGTCATGTGATGCTGACCGGGGCGGGGGCTGAGGAGTTTGCCGCCGAACGCGGTATGGACTTTGTCAATCCGGACTATTTCCGTACCCAGCGGCGCTGGGACCAGCTCCAGAACGCGCTGAAAAATAACGAGCTGTCCCTGGATCATACGGAAGAGGATTTTGATATTATCGAAGGGGTGGATCCGGAAGACCCCGATCATAAATTCGGTACAGTTGGCGCGGTGGCGCTTGATGTGCACGGCAACCTGGCGGCCGGAACCTCCACCGGCGGCATGACCAACAAGCGTTATCACCGTGTCGGCGACAGCCCTATTATAGGGGCAGGCACCTATGCGGACAACGCCAGCTGCGGGGTTTCCGCCACCGGTCACGGAGAGTTTTTCATTCGCGCCACTGTGGCCCGCAGCATTTGCGCCCTGATGGAATACAAGGGTCTGAGCCTGCAGGAAGCTGCCGACGAGATCATTATGAAAAAACTGGTTAAAATGGGCGGGGACGGCGGAATTATCGCCCTGGATCATGCCGGCAATATCTCCATGACCTTCAATACCCCGGGCATGTATCGCGGTTATATTACCGAAGAAGGCAAGCCTGAGGTTGAAATCTATAAGGATTGAGCGAAAATCAGGCTTCAAATGAAAAACCCCGGTTCAACAGCCGGGGTTTTGTTTTATTTATCGTCACCCATTTTGAGGGCGGCGATAAAGGCTTCGTGCGGGATTTCCACCTTGCCGTACATACGCATCTTTTTCTTACCCTTCTTCTGTTTTTCCAGAAGCTTGCGTTTACGGGTGATATCGCCGCCATAACATTTGGCGGTCACATCCTTGCGCATGGCGGAAATGGTTTCGCGGGCGATCACCTTGCCGCCGATGGCAGCCTGAATCGGGATTTTGAAAAGCTGTCTCGGGATCAAGTCCTTCAGTCGTTCGCAGAGCGCCCGGCCGCGATATTCCGACTGGCTGCGGTGAACCATGACACTCAGCGCATCCACCGGTTCCCCGTTCACAAGGATTGACATTTTGACCAGGTCACCGACCCTGTATTCATCCATCTGATAGTCAAAGCTGGCATAGCCGCGGCTGATGGACTTGAGCCGGTCGTAGAAATCATAAACCACTTCGTTGAGGGGGAGCTTATAGACCACCATGGCCCGGTTGCCGGCATAGGTCAGCTCAACCTGTTCACCGCGCTTGTCTTGGCACAGGGTCAGGACCGGTCCCAGATATTCGTCAGGCACAAGGATAGTGGCCCTGATCCAGGGTTCCTCGATTTCCTTGACCTTGACCGGGTCAGGCATGTCGGCAGGATTGTGAAGTTCCTTCAGGGTACCGTCGTTCATGTGCAGTTTGTAGACCACACTGGGCGAGGTTGTGATAATATCCAGGTCAAACTCACGCATGAGCCGTTCCTGGATAATCTCCAGGTGCAGCATGCCGAGAAAACCGCAACGGAATCCGTAACCGAGGGCGGCGCTGGTTTCGGTTTCAAATTCGAAGCTGGCGTCATTCAGACGAAGTTTGTGCATGCTTTCGCGCAGGTTTTCAAATTCGGCGGTGTCAGCCGGGAACAGACCGCAGAAAACCACACTCTGTACAGGTTTAAAGCCCGGCAACGCCTTTTCACAGGGCTTTTTGTAATCGGTAATGGTATCACCCACATGGGTCTGGGCCACTTCCTTGATAGAGGCTGTGAAAAATCCGACCTCGCCCGGGCCAAGTTCGCTTACCATGTTTTCCTTGGGGGTGAAAACACCGACCCGGTCGATGATATGGTCCGAACCTGCTGCCATCATTTTAATGCGCTGGCCTTTTTTCATCACGCCGTCAATGATGCGGACCAGAACCATCACGCCAAGGTAGGAATCGTACCAGCTGTCTACCAGCAGTGCTTTGAGCGGAGCCTCCCGGTTGCCTTTCGGCGCCGGCAGTTTATGCACAAGGCTTTCCAGCAGATCCTCAATGCCCTGTCCTGTTTTTGCCGACGCAAGAATGGCTTCCGATGCGTCGATACCGATGACATCCTCGATCTGTTCACGAACCCGTTCAGGTTCAGCAGCCGGAAGGTCGATCTTGTTGAGTACCGGGACAATTTCATGATCGTTTTCGATGGCCTGATAGACATTGGCCAGGGTCTGTGCCTCAACCCCCTGGCTGGAATCAACGACAAGCAGGGATCCTTCACAGGCATAGAGGCAGCGGCTGACTTCATAGGCGAAGTCCACATGGCCGGGCGTATCCATCAGGTTGAGGACGTAGGTTTCCCCATCATGGGCCTTATATTCCAGGCGGACGGTCTGGGCCTTGATGGTGATGCCGCGTTCCCGCTCGATGTCCATGCTGTCCAGAACCTGTTCCTTCATCTCACGGTCGGTCAGGCCGCCGCAAAACTGGATCATACGATCAGCAAGGGTGGATTTGCCGTGATCGATATGGGCAACAATCGAGAAGTTTCTAATTTTGTCTAAATCAGTCATGAAGGCGCTTTTATCACTCCTTGCCATAGAGATACAAGCGTGATGTGAGGGACTATGCTTTTTTTCGACCGCTATCTGATTTGTGTGGGTTTATGGGCCAGATAACGGTGTACCTGGAGATGTCCGCTGCGCATAATTTTGGTTCGCTGTGACCAGAATTGCGCTTCTTTCATGATAGCCTGAAGATTCTCGGCGGCTTCGGGGCCTTTGGAAGATAATGATTTGACTACCTGGTCAGCGTCGGCCCAGGCATCCTGGATCAGTTCAATATACTGATCGGTGATATCCTCATTGACCCGGAGGTTGAAACCGGCATCTTTGAGGTGTTGGGCCATGACGTCAGATGTCACCGGGAAAGGATCA belongs to Emcibacter sp. and includes:
- a CDS encoding MBL fold metallo-hydrolase translates to MQIEFFGATREVTGSCYLLRVGDYRVLVECGLIQGSHEHERHNHDPFPFNPKKIDAVVLTHAHLDHSGRLPLLIKRGYRGRIYTHRATSDLCDIMLEDSGYLNEKEAQWENKRRERRGQELLEPLYTRKEARVAHKHFHSLEYDKRVEILPGVRLTLRDAGHILGSAIAELELEDGGHRRKVVFSGDLGHRGAPILRDPHVVTQADLVVLESTYGDRCHRSWEKTWQEMGEIISNARSNKGNILIPAFTVGRTQELLYMFRRYYREWGIGDWDVFLDSPMGIEATEVYAKHAKVYDARAREIYETDGDPFDLPNLHMTQRTEESARINKIKSGAIIIAGSGMCTGGRIKRHLEHNIGRPDAHVMIVGFQARGTLGRALVDGAKTIHLWGEEYPVKAQVHTVGGLSAHADQRGLLDWYGHFEGRPPVALVHGEPEAMDVLAGKLETEYDAPVTKAEFKQIIRL
- the rpmF gene encoding 50S ribosomal protein L32; this translates as MAVPKSKISKSRRGQRRSHDSLSVDKYVEDQESGELRRRHHIDLSTGKYRGRQILEPSDNY
- a CDS encoding isoaspartyl peptidase/L-asparaginase — encoded protein: MSISELSSGSAHASESETPSYRLVIHGGAGTILKENMTPEKEQAYRAKLEEALQAGQSVLAGGGEALDAVTAAIHVMENSPLFNAGKGAVFTHEGRNEMDASIMDGRDLNAGAVAGVTRIKNPIDLAREVMEHSRHVMLTGAGAEEFAAERGMDFVNPDYFRTQRRWDQLQNALKNNELSLDHTEEDFDIIEGVDPEDPDHKFGTVGAVALDVHGNLAAGTSTGGMTNKRYHRVGDSPIIGAGTYADNASCGVSATGHGEFFIRATVARSICALMEYKGLSLQEAADEIIMKKLVKMGGDGGIIALDHAGNISMTFNTPGMYRGYITEEGKPEVEIYKD
- the lepA gene encoding translation elongation factor 4; this encodes MTDLDKIRNFSIVAHIDHGKSTLADRMIQFCGGLTDREMKEQVLDSMDIERERGITIKAQTVRLEYKAHDGETYVLNLMDTPGHVDFAYEVSRCLYACEGSLLVVDSSQGVEAQTLANVYQAIENDHEIVPVLNKIDLPAAEPERVREQIEDVIGIDASEAILASAKTGQGIEDLLESLVHKLPAPKGNREAPLKALLVDSWYDSYLGVMVLVRIIDGVMKKGQRIKMMAAGSDHIIDRVGVFTPKENMVSELGPGEVGFFTASIKEVAQTHVGDTITDYKKPCEKALPGFKPVQSVVFCGLFPADTAEFENLRESMHKLRLNDASFEFETETSAALGYGFRCGFLGMLHLEIIQERLMREFDLDIITTSPSVVYKLHMNDGTLKELHNPADMPDPVKVKEIEEPWIRATILVPDEYLGPVLTLCQDKRGEQVELTYAGNRAMVVYKLPLNEVVYDFYDRLKSISRGYASFDYQMDEYRVGDLVKMSILVNGEPVDALSVMVHRSQSEYRGRALCERLKDLIPRQLFKIPIQAAIGGKVIARETISAMRKDVTAKCYGGDITRKRKLLEKQKKGKKKMRMYGKVEIPHEAFIAALKMGDDK